Within the bacterium genome, the region AGAGGAAGTACCTGCTGACATTAGTAAACGGGAACTTCTTGCTTACTTTTCTTTGAACAAAGAGCAAGTACTTTTCATAAAGACAAAATTTCGTTTAAATCCCTATCGTATAGCTTTGGGGATTCAATTAGGAGCCCATCGGTTTATTGGAAGGTCTCAGTTTCAGCCAGAGAGTGTACCCTTGGTAGTAATTAAGTTTGTAGGACGAGCACTGAAAATTAAGGGCGATTTTATCCCGTTGAAATATTCTGATAGCATAAGAATACGCCAAGTTCATGCTCAAATAGTCCGGAAATTTCTTGGGCTTTCTCTTTTCCCTACCAGCGAACATCAAAACTTAATAGACTACTTGATTCAAACTATGCCAGACCCTGGACACTTTCCTGATTGGATAAAAAAGACCGAAGATCATTTAAGAAAAAGAAAATTTGTTCTTCCAAGTATTAAGGTATTAAGACGGTTGATTTTGTCTGCGAGAAATCAAAGTCTTAATGAAGCAGTTAACAGTATCAATTCCATGCTGGGAGAGAAGAGAATAGAAGCTTTGGAAGGGCTTCTTCTATCAGGTGAGGATAATTATACAAAGTGGTTTGAGTTGACTAACAGACAAGTCTACAGTTCCACGCCAGCCAAAGTAACTTCAATTTTAGGTCGCATAAAGACGATTCGGCAATTATCTTTAAATACAATAAATTTTGATGTTGTTTCTAATAAATATTTACAGCATTTTGCACAACGGGGCATGCATCTTTCAGCAAAACAATTAAGAGATCAATCTTCTTTGCACAGATATGCAATTATGGCAGCTACTCTTAAAGAGTTGGAATCTGAATTGACTGACATTACAATCCAGATGAACGACGAAATTTTGAGTGGTGTTTTCCAGCGGGGAAAGTGGCGGTCAGAAAACCATTTTAGAAAAAATAAAAAAATTATCCGCAAGATTATCTCAGCTTTTAAATTGCTATCTGATACTATACTCGACCAAAATACGGATGCTTTGCAGAAAATAGAATACATAGAAAAAGAACTTCCACTCGATACTCTGCAAAATTTAAGAAACGATTCCGATTGTCTTGATGTCCCGCGTGGTACTGAGGATATATACTTTGCTAGTGAGGGATACCAAACTATTCAGAAATATCTTCCTGACCTTCTTGAGACCATCAGAATTATATCCCCTTCCAAGAGGGATCCTGCTCTAGAAGCAGCAAAATACTATTTAAAGCGGAAACAGGAGGGAAAGGCAGGCATAGGAGCTGATGCGCCAACTGATTTTGTACAAGAAAAGAAATGGAAACATGTTGTTTTAAGCAATAAGGGGTAACCGTAACATAGCTGCGATTTCACCCAATAAAACTTCCGTTTTTATAAACGGAACTGGAATAAAGCCAAAGGTAAGGATCGTGCAATATTTCGCGCTTGGCATTTCAGCCATGAAGCATAGCAGTTTTCTTACATTTTCCGGTTAGATTGTCTCTCATGTTAAGCTTAACTCTTCACAGACCCGCCAAAAGTGGAATTCCAAGGCTAATTTAGGAATAAATGACGGTAATATTCTTTAATATATCATTGGTTTTGAGGCTAATCGGCATGAAATAATTAACCAAAATTTTATAAATTGATTAATGATTGAATAACAAGGTGTTACAAAGCCAATATAGGCGTATTACCAAGAATCGTGCTAACCGGTGTAAGTCCTCAGTAAAGCACGTCATTCCTGCGGATTTTTAGCAGGAATCTATGTTTTGAAACAATGGATTCTCGCTTACCACTGCGGGAATGACAGACAGTAGACGGCTTTCACTGAGTATTTACTTAACGGTTCGGAAAACCATCTGTTTTATCGAACTTTAGTTAGCGGATTCTAGTTTCTGCACGCATAATGTAACAGATTACTGATAGTCTGCTATATTAAATAAAGCTTTGCTGCTAACTGATTCGCGTCTT harbors:
- a CDS encoding DUF4158 domain-containing protein encodes the protein MVVQSELFKTDRTLYRYGLEEVPADISKRELLAYFSLNKEQVLFIKTKFRLNPYRIALGIQLGAHRFIGRSQFQPESVPLVVIKFVGRALKIKGDFIPLKYSDSIRIRQVHAQIVRKFLGLSLFPTSEHQNLIDYLIQTMPDPGHFPDWIKKTEDHLRKRKFVLPSIKVLRRLILSARNQSLNEAVNSINSMLGEKRIEALEGLLLSGEDNYTKWFELTNRQVYSSTPAKVTSILGRIKTIRQLSLNTINFDVVSNKYLQHFAQRGMHLSAKQLRDQSSLHRYAIMAATLKELESELTDITIQMNDEILSGVFQRGKWRSENHFRKNKKIIRKIISAFKLLSDTILDQNTDALQKIEYIEKELPLDTLQNLRNDSDCLDVPRGTEDIYFASEGYQTIQKYLPDLLETIRIISPSKRDPALEAAKYYLKRKQEGKAGIGADAPTDFVQEKKWKHVVLSNKG